A single Methanolobus sp. ZRKC5 DNA region contains:
- a CDS encoding NAD(+)/NADH kinase, with the protein MTVSKIGIVSRFDQQDALDMVRKVYDTFRSKVEIYLSPKTGDYLGITNNLLPVEKMRECGVEFIISVGGDGTVLRNISKMKDPLPVLGINMGTLGFLVDVPPEDAIKDIEDVLKGFTYTERSRLSVCLNGERLYDATNEIVLITARPAKILTFRISIDDSHIEDVRADGVVLATPTGSTAYAMSAGGPIVDPRVDASIIVPLAPFKLSSRPWIVPGDSTLKVEIMVPEKEAAVVIDGQHSYNMKENDVVTITKAENPARFVSSSINGFYEKVQSKLA; encoded by the coding sequence ATGACAGTCAGTAAAATCGGAATTGTATCACGATTTGATCAGCAAGATGCCCTTGATATGGTCAGAAAAGTCTATGATACGTTTAGATCTAAAGTGGAAATTTACCTTTCACCCAAGACGGGTGATTATCTTGGTATTACAAATAATCTGCTCCCGGTTGAGAAAATGCGTGAATGTGGCGTGGAGTTTATCATTTCTGTGGGGGGTGATGGTACGGTACTCAGGAATATTTCTAAGATGAAGGATCCGTTGCCTGTGCTAGGAATCAATATGGGTACTCTTGGTTTTCTTGTTGATGTACCACCGGAAGATGCTATCAAGGATATTGAGGATGTGCTGAAAGGTTTCACATATACTGAGCGCTCCAGACTCAGCGTGTGCCTGAATGGGGAGAGGCTATATGATGCAACTAATGAGATAGTTCTAATAACGGCAAGACCTGCAAAGATACTGACTTTCAGGATATCCATTGATGATTCACACATAGAAGATGTGAGGGCAGATGGTGTTGTACTTGCAACTCCTACAGGATCTACTGCATATGCTATGAGTGCAGGTGGGCCAATAGTCGATCCTCGGGTAGATGCGTCGATCATAGTTCCGCTGGCACCTTTTAAACTTTCTTCAAGACCATGGATCGTTCCGGGTGACAGTACTCTAAAAGTGGAAATAATGGTTCCTGAAAAAGAAGCCGCAGTTGTCATAGATGGTCAGCATTCCTATAATATGAAAGAAAATGATGTTGTCACAATAACAAAGGCTGAGAACCCTGCAAGATTTGTAAGTAGTTCTATAAACGGATTTTATGAGAAGGTACAGAGTAAACTTGCCTGA
- a CDS encoding bifunctional fructose-bisphosphatase/inositol-phosphate phosphatase: protein MQCTSEFLEFSERIADVVHEAIKDLVGTTDAGRVLYIGADGTPTKLIDDVSEKAIFTLIEKEKNPFRIISEEAGEKIFRTSPVYTLIIDPIDGTYNACSGIPFYSLSIAIARTDLNDLCFGYVKNLATGDAFYAEAGKGAYLNGTKIKPSGNSELSRFCMSIYGYRSNTKETAILSSNVRRVRNLGSVALELCYVASGMIDAFADVRGTMRMTDVAAGKLIIEEAGGIVTDGCGESLKLEDKVMSKVSVIASNGNAHENILKLSTGITHDSQ from the coding sequence ATGCAATGCACAAGTGAGTTCCTGGAGTTTAGTGAGAGGATTGCTGATGTAGTGCATGAGGCAATTAAAGATCTTGTCGGCACAACTGATGCCGGCAGGGTCCTTTATATTGGTGCGGATGGAACACCAACCAAATTAATAGATGATGTTTCTGAAAAAGCCATTTTTACATTAATTGAAAAGGAAAAAAATCCTTTCAGAATCATCAGTGAGGAAGCTGGAGAAAAGATATTTAGAACATCTCCTGTTTATACTCTTATAATCGATCCAATTGATGGGACATATAATGCATGTTCCGGAATACCTTTTTACAGTCTTTCAATTGCCATTGCAAGAACTGATCTGAATGATCTTTGTTTTGGATATGTAAAAAATCTGGCAACAGGGGATGCGTTCTATGCAGAGGCTGGAAAAGGTGCTTATCTTAATGGCACAAAGATAAAACCATCCGGGAATTCTGAACTCAGTAGATTCTGCATGAGCATTTATGGTTATAGGTCTAACACAAAAGAAACTGCAATTCTCTCTTCAAATGTCAGAAGGGTAAGAAATCTTGGTAGTGTTGCACTTGAATTATGCTATGTAGCTTCAGGAATGATTGATGCTTTTGCAGATGTCAGGGGAACAATGCGCATGACCGATGTAGCTGCAGGCAAGCTCATTATAGAGGAGGCCGGAGGCATTGTTACCGATGGATGCGGTGAATCTTTAAAGCTGGAAGACAAAGTAATGAGTAAGGTTAGTGTAATTGCATCCAACGGGAATGCACATGAAAATATCTTAAAGCTTTCTACAGGGATAACACATGACAGTCAGTAA
- a CDS encoding type II glyceraldehyde-3-phosphate dehydrogenase: protein MSKVKVAINGYGTIGKRVADAVTVQDDMEIIGIAKTRPNYEAFIAHDKGYNVYTLANRVDAMKQAGIPAAGTVDDMIAKADVVVDCTPGGIGEKNKALYEKAGVKAIWQGGEAHELAGCSFNAEANYAEALGKDFVRVVSCNTTGLCRVIYPLDQEYGVKKVRVTLMRRAADPNDIKTGPINAIVPNPIKLPSHHGPDVKSVLPHINIASTAVKLPTTLMHLHTLNIEMEKECTTDDVKALFSKQPRVRMIGQGIGSTAEVMELGKDLGRPRGDMWENCVWEDSVTMYEGELYFFQAIHQESDVIPENVDAIRAMMELETDGAKSVAKTNKAMGL from the coding sequence ATGTCAAAAGTAAAAGTTGCAATAAACGGATATGGTACCATTGGTAAACGAGTTGCTGATGCTGTCACCGTGCAGGACGATATGGAAATAATCGGTATTGCTAAAACAAGACCAAATTATGAAGCATTTATTGCACACGATAAAGGATATAATGTATACACATTAGCCAACAGGGTTGATGCTATGAAACAGGCAGGTATCCCTGCTGCAGGTACAGTAGACGACATGATCGCAAAGGCTGATGTTGTAGTTGACTGTACACCAGGTGGTATCGGTGAGAAGAACAAGGCACTTTACGAGAAAGCAGGTGTCAAGGCTATCTGGCAGGGCGGGGAAGCCCATGAACTTGCAGGTTGCTCATTCAACGCAGAAGCAAACTATGCTGAAGCATTGGGTAAGGACTTTGTGAGGGTCGTATCATGTAACACAACTGGTCTGTGCAGGGTCATTTATCCACTCGATCAGGAATATGGTGTAAAGAAAGTCCGTGTTACGCTCATGAGAAGAGCTGCTGATCCAAATGATATTAAGACAGGGCCTATCAATGCAATTGTACCAAACCCAATTAAGCTTCCTTCTCATCACGGACCTGATGTGAAGTCTGTTTTACCACATATTAACATAGCTTCAACTGCAGTGAAGCTGCCTACGACTCTGATGCACTTGCATACCCTCAACATCGAAATGGAAAAGGAATGCACTACTGATGATGTCAAAGCACTGTTCTCAAAGCAGCCACGTGTAAGGATGATCGGCCAGGGAATAGGTTCTACAGCAGAGGTAATGGAACTTGGAAAGGACCTTGGGCGCCCAAGGGGCGATATGTGGGAGAACTGCGTATGGGAAGACTCTGTTACAATGTATGAGGGAGAGCTTTACTTCTTCCAGGCAATTCACCAGGAATCCGATGTCATTCCAGAGAATGTCGATGCTATTCGTGCCATGATGGAACTTGAAACCGATGGTGCAAAGTCTGTAGCAAAGACCAACAAGGCAATGGGACTTTAA
- a CDS encoding CooT family nickel-binding protein — protein sequence MCELKVILINGETRSMVMESVTKMIVDGENIDLYGILGEKETVKGLIKEINFGTGEAIILHK from the coding sequence ATGTGTGAACTTAAAGTTATTCTTATCAACGGTGAAACCCGCAGTATGGTGATGGAATCCGTTACAAAGATGATCGTTGACGGGGAGAATATTGACCTTTATGGAATACTCGGGGAAAAAGAGACTGTAAAGGGATTGATAAAAGAGATCAATTTTGGAACCGGGGAAGCTATTATACTTCATAAGTGA
- a CDS encoding DUF89 domain-containing protein — translation MKVHPRCSYCLLSRVHLEAELSTDDEELMHKAILGGIEVLNSLYQPGMPAGELSTPIHRKTYEILNDNDPYLKMKELSSQTALRFMPVIRSHVFNGDGDDIATFKRAVLAAVIGNYFDYGVMGLEVPIDIFDETFKEHFTRGLDIDDTDKMLDKLSNVVYLADNSGEILIDTLMFEIIKKMGGKITLVVRGAPILNDATMEDVKEFGIDEKVDRVLTTGSNAIGIRFEEAPQELKDALENASLIISKGMANYETLSEENYRPIAYLLKVKCDPVGEDIGAPKGCSVAKLLE, via the coding sequence ATGAAAGTTCACCCAAGATGTTCATATTGCTTGCTATCCCGGGTTCACCTGGAAGCGGAACTGTCAACTGATGATGAAGAGCTTATGCATAAAGCAATTCTCGGTGGTATAGAAGTATTGAATTCTCTCTATCAGCCGGGTATGCCTGCGGGAGAGTTATCCACACCTATACACAGGAAAACCTATGAGATACTAAACGACAATGATCCATATCTTAAAATGAAAGAACTGAGTAGCCAGACTGCACTCAGATTCATGCCGGTCATACGTTCACATGTATTTAACGGCGATGGGGATGATATCGCCACATTCAAACGTGCAGTTCTTGCAGCTGTAATAGGCAATTATTTCGATTACGGTGTCATGGGACTTGAAGTGCCCATTGATATTTTTGATGAGACGTTTAAGGAGCATTTCACACGCGGACTGGACATAGATGATACTGATAAGATGCTTGACAAGCTCAGCAATGTTGTATATCTGGCTGACAATTCCGGTGAGATCCTGATAGATACTCTTATGTTCGAGATCATCAAAAAAATGGGTGGGAAGATAACTCTTGTTGTCAGAGGTGCACCAATACTTAATGATGCAACCATGGAAGATGTCAAAGAGTTCGGCATTGACGAAAAGGTTGACCGTGTACTTACCACAGGTTCCAATGCAATAGGGATTCGCTTTGAAGAGGCGCCACAGGAGCTTAAGGATGCACTTGAGAATGCTTCACTTATTATAAGTAAGGGAATGGCAAATTACGAGACATTGTCAGAAGAGAATTATAGACCAATAGCATATTTACTTAAGGTGAAATGTGATCCTGTAGGAGAGGATATCGGTGCACCTAAAGGCTGTTCAGTAGCCAAGTTACTTGAATAG
- a CDS encoding VIT1/CCC1 transporter family protein, which yields MNKIPRFNTKGFKLKTEHGRYIILGSIDGILAVLGVVIGTSHVSSDPTIVMNAALGGAVALALTNGIGSYLAESAVEYGNLAELEKPLLRSLNSTILEQDTKKKIWSDSFFHGGASFFGSLVPILPFLLLDEHMLEAAIICSISVLSILGMYSGKLAKQSMIKHSVRMVALGIMIVLAVTMLGLE from the coding sequence ATGAATAAAATACCTCGTTTTAATACAAAAGGCTTTAAGCTGAAAACTGAACATGGTCGATACATAATCCTTGGCAGTATAGACGGGATACTGGCCGTTCTTGGTGTTGTGATCGGTACATCCCACGTTTCCAGTGATCCTACAATCGTTATGAATGCCGCTTTGGGCGGAGCTGTTGCCCTGGCACTTACCAATGGTATTGGCTCATACCTTGCTGAAAGTGCCGTAGAATATGGGAACCTCGCTGAACTGGAAAAACCCCTGCTGCGAAGTCTCAATAGCACAATACTTGAGCAGGACACAAAGAAGAAGATATGGAGTGACTCATTCTTCCACGGAGGAGCAAGCTTTTTCGGTTCGCTTGTCCCGATACTTCCATTCTTGCTTCTTGATGAACACATGCTTGAAGCAGCAATTATTTGCAGTATATCAGTCCTATCCATTCTTGGAATGTATTCCGGTAAACTGGCAAAACAGAGTATGATAAAGCATTCTGTGCGTATGGTCGCTCTGGGAATAATGATAGTTTTAGCCGTTACCATGCTTGGACTTGAGTGA
- a CDS encoding IS66 family transposase, whose amino-acid sequence MCIDREEILAVYEAGPEAVVELVTRLLGIIEHQSLQIAQLEERVRHLEEMLEKNSRNSSKPPSTDSYARNKPTVKSQRKKTNKHVGGQNGHPGTTLRINDDPDEVIVHPVNQCVNCGRSLASVPSDYERRQVFDIPPITINCIEHRCEIKTCPKCSHVNKALFPDGVTQPTQYGHRVKSFAVYLHTYQLLPYQRVTKLFSDILGCKISPATLVNTERSCFEKLGAFENTVKHLLKESPVINLDETGMRINAVRNWLHVAGTDKLTYYFAHRKRGSEAMDAMGILPGYTGVATHDFWKPYNKYECQHSLCNAHLLRELTGASENSDQQWTKIMSDLLICIKHHVDNDLLDTELIQRFSEDYDHITCLGVNENPPDPESNVRSKKRGRKKQTTVKNLLDRFIGHKEDILRFMYDQNVPFDNNQAERDIRMTKVQQKISGTFRSKQGAKNFCRIRGYVSTVNKNSESVIDAISAIFYGNSFVPKLQN is encoded by the coding sequence ATTTGTATAGACCGCGAAGAAATACTTGCAGTTTATGAAGCTGGTCCAGAAGCAGTAGTAGAACTTGTAACTCGATTACTTGGGATAATTGAACATCAATCTCTCCAAATTGCACAACTTGAAGAGCGTGTCAGGCATTTGGAAGAAATGCTTGAAAAGAATAGTCGCAACAGTAGCAAACCACCTTCTACTGATTCTTATGCACGGAATAAACCAACCGTTAAAAGTCAAAGAAAAAAGACCAATAAGCATGTAGGTGGTCAAAACGGTCATCCTGGTACTACATTAAGAATAAATGATGATCCGGATGAAGTTATTGTTCATCCTGTTAATCAATGCGTCAATTGTGGGAGATCGTTAGCTTCTGTTCCCTCTGACTATGAAAGAAGACAGGTCTTTGACATTCCTCCTATAACTATCAATTGCATTGAACATCGTTGCGAGATTAAAACATGTCCCAAATGTTCTCATGTAAACAAAGCTCTTTTTCCAGATGGTGTAACTCAGCCGACTCAATACGGTCATCGAGTTAAGTCATTTGCAGTTTATTTGCACACTTACCAATTACTTCCTTATCAGCGTGTTACCAAGTTGTTCTCTGATATTTTGGGATGCAAGATAAGTCCTGCTACTTTGGTGAACACGGAACGTAGTTGTTTTGAGAAGCTTGGAGCTTTTGAAAATACAGTGAAACATCTCCTGAAAGAATCTCCTGTCATCAATCTGGATGAAACAGGAATGAGAATAAATGCAGTTCGTAATTGGCTTCATGTGGCAGGTACAGACAAACTGACCTATTATTTTGCACATCGCAAAAGGGGCTCAGAAGCAATGGATGCTATGGGCATATTACCAGGTTACACTGGTGTTGCAACACATGATTTTTGGAAACCGTACAACAAATATGAATGTCAACATTCATTATGTAATGCACATTTATTACGAGAGTTAACTGGAGCTTCCGAAAACAGTGATCAACAGTGGACAAAGATAATGAGTGATCTCTTGATATGCATTAAACATCATGTTGATAATGATCTTTTAGATACTGAGCTAATTCAAAGGTTCAGTGAGGATTATGATCACATAACTTGTTTAGGAGTGAATGAAAATCCTCCTGATCCGGAATCAAATGTGCGGTCTAAAAAACGAGGACGTAAGAAGCAGACCACGGTAAAGAATTTGCTGGATAGGTTTATTGGCCATAAAGAGGATATCTTGCGATTTATGTACGACCAAAACGTTCCGTTTGATAACAATCAGGCTGAAAGAGATATCAGAATGACGAAAGTACAGCAGAAGATATCAGGTACTTTCCGCAGTAAACAGGGTGCAAAAAATTTCTGCCGTATAAGAGGATACGTGTCTACTGTTAATAAGAATTCTGAATCTGTTATCGATGCAATTAGTGCAATATTTTATGGCAATTCATTTGTTCCAAAGTTGCAGAATTGA
- a CDS encoding PEF-CTERM sorting domain-containing protein, which yields MKFEKLLLVLVVTLIISLVSISPALGTAYRDVEFSSGAMSFADEIVDCQLNGGASAGDINKILGKPNNKCVSLGTKGYAIVKFTDNSLTTSGDNSYDLAVFETGIFTEELVEVFISTDGKNWIKIGNANKKTLFDIDAVDGVLKNEKYSYVKLIDLTGLNKGKSYEGADMDAVGAITSTSPVLEEAEDEKCETPVETNIPEFPTIVLPMIAILGLAFIHGKKKE from the coding sequence ATGAAATTTGAAAAACTGTTATTGGTATTAGTTGTTACTTTAATAATATCCCTCGTGAGTATCAGTCCTGCTCTGGGAACTGCTTATAGAGATGTGGAATTTTCTTCCGGTGCCATGTCCTTTGCAGATGAGATAGTGGATTGCCAACTTAATGGTGGTGCATCTGCCGGTGATATAAATAAGATACTTGGAAAACCAAACAACAAATGTGTAAGTCTTGGAACAAAGGGTTATGCTATTGTAAAATTTACAGACAATTCCCTGACAACTTCTGGAGACAATAGCTATGATCTGGCTGTTTTTGAAACTGGCATTTTCACAGAAGAACTTGTAGAGGTTTTTATAAGCACAGATGGCAAGAACTGGATAAAGATCGGTAATGCCAACAAGAAAACATTGTTTGATATAGATGCAGTAGATGGTGTGCTCAAAAACGAAAAATATAGTTACGTCAAACTCATTGATCTTACCGGACTCAACAAGGGTAAATCATATGAAGGTGCCGATATGGATGCAGTCGGAGCTATAACATCAACAAGCCCGGTTTTGGAAGAGGCTGAAGATGAGAAATGTGAAACACCTGTTGAGACTAATATTCCTGAATTCCCAACAATAGTACTTCCAATGATAGCTATTCTCGGACTTGCATTCATCCATGGAAAAAAGAAAGAATAA
- a CDS encoding calcium/sodium antiporter, giving the protein MLVTVALLLVSLVMITKGADWFVESAVSISEKSGIPKIIIGATIVSFATTAPEFTVSAMAAYLDHVEMTVGNAVGSAICNIGLVLGAIIVIKAIPIELHGFTRKGAFMLGSALLMIVVAYDGVISSFDGILLLLVFLGFMYYNFRLQRAIFDGNEELREKVPINQLKKDILLFIVGAMLVVIGSRILVDAGITIAEWLGIPEMIIALTLVALGTSLPELITAVSATLKGHQDISIGNILGANTMDIALILGASSQIRPLTILPQSLSYDFPFMVLIMILLLIFGITGKKLEKWEGGLILVAYFGYIVGLFTLYN; this is encoded by the coding sequence ATGCTTGTAACGGTTGCATTATTGCTCGTAAGCCTGGTGATGATCACAAAAGGTGCCGACTGGTTTGTAGAATCTGCGGTTTCTATTTCCGAGAAAAGTGGTATCCCAAAGATAATCATAGGAGCTACTATCGTCAGTTTTGCGACTACTGCACCAGAATTCACAGTTTCTGCAATGGCAGCGTACCTTGATCATGTGGAAATGACGGTGGGAAATGCCGTAGGTTCTGCCATATGCAATATAGGTCTTGTATTAGGCGCTATAATAGTCATTAAAGCAATCCCGATAGAGCTTCATGGTTTCACTCGTAAGGGTGCGTTCATGTTAGGATCTGCACTCCTTATGATAGTTGTAGCATATGACGGCGTAATATCCTCATTTGACGGAATCCTGCTATTACTGGTATTTCTAGGGTTCATGTATTACAACTTCCGCCTTCAACGTGCTATTTTTGATGGAAATGAAGAACTAAGGGAAAAAGTACCCATAAACCAGTTGAAAAAGGATATTTTACTTTTCATTGTAGGTGCAATGCTTGTTGTAATTGGCAGCCGTATTCTTGTTGATGCAGGCATAACAATTGCTGAGTGGCTGGGAATTCCTGAAATGATCATAGCCCTTACACTGGTTGCCCTTGGAACATCGTTGCCTGAACTCATTACAGCTGTTTCAGCTACCCTGAAAGGACATCAGGATATTTCCATAGGAAACATACTCGGTGCAAACACAATGGATATTGCACTCATCCTTGGTGCATCATCCCAGATCAGACCTTTGACAATACTTCCGCAATCCTTGTCATACGATTTTCCATTTATGGTACTGATAATGATACTTCTGCTGATATTCGGCATCACCGGAAAGAAACTGGAAAAATGGGAAGGTGGCCTGATACTTGTAGCCTATTTTGGATATATCGTTGGTCTGTTTACACTGTACAATTAA
- a CDS encoding CBS domain-containing protein, with translation MQLPSPDELKQKRTDLGLTQSDLAKRAGVSQPLIARIEAGDVDPRLSTLKKIINVFNDIEKEDIYLKDIMNMELISVSPDESIDAAVHIMEKFNISQIPVIQDGISVGSLSEDMIVRSMADKKTSVVSNMKIGDIMGDSFPTLSPNTDVKTASYMLEKYPAVLVLEKGHVAGVVTKYDILKLLSD, from the coding sequence ATGCAACTTCCATCTCCTGATGAATTAAAACAGAAAAGGACCGACCTTGGTCTTACACAAAGTGATCTTGCAAAAAGAGCAGGTGTCAGTCAACCACTTATAGCCAGAATAGAAGCAGGAGATGTAGACCCCAGGTTATCGACCCTCAAAAAGATAATCAACGTATTCAATGATATTGAAAAAGAAGATATCTATCTCAAGGATATAATGAACATGGAGCTAATTTCCGTATCACCTGATGAGAGTATCGATGCTGCAGTCCATATTATGGAAAAGTTCAACATATCACAGATACCTGTTATACAGGATGGAATTTCTGTTGGAAGCTTATCCGAAGACATGATCGTCAGGTCAATGGCTGACAAAAAGACATCAGTTGTATCCAACATGAAGATCGGTGACATAATGGGGGATTCTTTCCCGACGCTATCCCCTAACACGGATGTCAAAACGGCATCTTATATGCTGGAGAAATATCCAGCCGTGCTGGTACTGGAAAAGGGTCATGTTGCTGGTGTTGTGACCAAGTACGATATACTAAAATTGCTGAGTGATTAA
- a CDS encoding alanine--glyoxylate aminotransferase family protein produces MDLEDTLLMMPGPVPVAPRILRAMSKPMINHRGAEFSAMYDDCCEILADVFQTKNDIFLLSGSGTAAMEAAVGCTTGKDDVVVTLENGKFGERFKDIAARYGKVNALENEWGHSFDLNEVEKKLEEGAKSITLIHNETSVGIQNPAKEIGKLAKKHDALFIMDGVTTLGGDLVKTDEWGIDIAVVGSQKCLAAPPGLSMISVSERAFEAMADKEDLPYYLDLKAYKKSGDKSQTPYTPAVPLFFGLQEALHIVKEEGMDARINRHATCAKAIRAAASAMGIEMFPQLNADHSHYSNTVTAMKAPEGITGNDIKKDMMARGITIAGGQSHLSGKIFRIGSMGNVQPKDIMLTIQELEVVLKKRGIISDIGSGVEAASEVLDTLL; encoded by the coding sequence ATGGATCTTGAAGATACACTTCTTATGATGCCAGGACCGGTTCCTGTTGCACCTCGCATTCTCAGGGCAATGTCAAAGCCTATGATCAACCACAGGGGAGCAGAATTCTCAGCAATGTACGATGACTGCTGCGAGATTCTGGCTGACGTTTTCCAGACAAAGAATGATATTTTCCTTTTAAGCGGATCAGGTACTGCTGCGATGGAAGCAGCCGTTGGTTGTACAACAGGCAAAGACGATGTTGTAGTTACCCTTGAAAATGGTAAATTCGGTGAAAGATTCAAGGATATAGCTGCAAGATACGGAAAAGTAAATGCTTTAGAGAATGAATGGGGCCATTCCTTTGATCTCAATGAGGTCGAAAAGAAACTGGAAGAAGGTGCAAAATCCATCACTCTCATACACAACGAGACTTCCGTAGGCATACAGAATCCTGCAAAAGAGATTGGTAAACTTGCAAAGAAACATGATGCGCTTTTCATCATGGACGGAGTAACAACCCTTGGCGGAGATCTTGTCAAAACCGATGAATGGGGTATTGATATCGCTGTTGTAGGTTCACAAAAATGTCTTGCCGCACCGCCGGGCCTTTCAATGATCTCAGTCAGTGAACGTGCTTTTGAAGCTATGGCAGACAAAGAGGATTTACCATACTATCTTGACCTTAAAGCTTACAAGAAGAGTGGTGACAAATCACAGACTCCTTATACTCCGGCAGTTCCTTTGTTCTTCGGCCTCCAGGAAGCACTCCACATTGTAAAGGAAGAAGGCATGGACGCCAGGATCAACCGTCATGCAACATGTGCAAAAGCAATACGTGCAGCAGCAAGCGCAATGGGTATTGAAATGTTCCCGCAGCTCAATGCTGACCATAGCCATTATTCTAATACTGTCACTGCAATGAAAGCTCCTGAGGGAATCACAGGCAATGATATAAAGAAAGATATGATGGCAAGGGGAATCACCATTGCCGGTGGCCAGTCCCACCTTAGTGGCAAAATATTCAGGATTGGAAGCATGGGCAACGTCCAGCCAAAGGACATAATGCTGACAATTCAGGAACTTGAAGTAGTCCTCAAGAAGAGAGGAATCATATCAGACATTGGATCAGGAGTAGAAGCTGCCAGCGAAGTGCTGGACACCCTCCTTTAA
- the ribC gene encoding riboflavin synthase has product MATIGVADTTFARFNMGKAAIDEIQKNISAKIIRRTVPGIKDLPVAAKKLIDEEGCDIVIALGMPGSKEQDKICAHEASTGIIQAQLMTNTHIIEVFVHEDEAKDEKELAFLMEQRSREHALNVVKMISRPEKLVKEAGTGQRQGFEDVGPARI; this is encoded by the coding sequence ATGGCAACAATTGGAGTAGCAGACACCACATTTGCACGCTTTAACATGGGTAAAGCTGCAATCGATGAGATCCAGAAGAACATCTCTGCTAAGATAATACGCAGAACAGTTCCAGGTATTAAAGACCTCCCGGTGGCAGCCAAAAAACTTATAGACGAAGAAGGATGCGATATTGTTATAGCTCTTGGAATGCCTGGCAGCAAGGAACAGGACAAAATATGTGCGCATGAAGCATCCACAGGAATTATTCAGGCACAACTTATGACAAACACCCATATCATAGAGGTTTTTGTTCATGAGGATGAAGCCAAGGATGAAAAAGAACTTGCCTTCCTGATGGAACAAAGATCAAGAGAGCATGCACTCAATGTTGTCAAAATGATATCCCGACCAGAGAAGCTCGTAAAGGAAGCCGGCACCGGCCAAAGACAGGGATTTGAGGATGTCGGACCTGCAAGGATATGA
- the ribH gene encoding 6,7-dimethyl-8-ribityllumazine synthase → MTIKLGFVIAEFNRDLTFQMELLGEEHAKFLGVEVVEKILVPGVYDMPLAIKKLCERDDIDAVVTIGIVIEGATKHDEIVVQQAARKITDLSLEYNKPVTLGIAGPGMTRMEAHQRVDYAKRAVEAAVKLVQRL, encoded by the coding sequence ATGACCATAAAATTGGGATTTGTAATAGCTGAATTTAACAGAGACCTTACATTCCAGATGGAGCTGCTCGGTGAGGAGCATGCGAAATTCCTTGGAGTAGAGGTAGTCGAGAAGATCTTGGTACCAGGAGTATATGATATGCCTCTTGCCATCAAAAAACTCTGTGAACGTGATGATATTGATGCTGTAGTTACAATAGGAATTGTCATTGAAGGTGCAACAAAGCACGATGAGATCGTTGTGCAACAGGCTGCAAGAAAGATCACCGACCTTTCCCTTGAATATAACAAGCCTGTAACTCTGGGAATTGCCGGTCCGGGCATGACCAGGATGGAAGCCCACCAGCGTGTGGACTATGCAAAGCGTGCTGTTGAAGCAGCGGTCAAACTTGTACAACGTCTTTGA